From Segatella copri, the proteins below share one genomic window:
- the folK gene encoding 2-amino-4-hydroxy-6-hydroxymethyldihydropteridine diphosphokinase produces the protein MYQVYLSLGTNLGNRKRNIREVIEKIGEQIGVVERQSALYETKPWGYSSPNDYINACVLVLTTMAPRQVLEATQRIEREMGRTMKSVDGEYQDRIIDIDILMIDDLVIDEPDFKVPHPLMEERDFVMKPLKEILK, from the coding sequence ATGTATCAGGTATATTTAAGTCTCGGTACGAATTTGGGCAACCGAAAGCGCAACATTCGCGAGGTAATAGAAAAGATAGGAGAGCAGATTGGTGTGGTAGAGCGCCAGTCTGCTCTTTACGAAACCAAGCCTTGGGGTTATTCATCTCCCAACGACTATATCAATGCCTGTGTGTTGGTTCTCACCACGATGGCTCCGCGCCAGGTGTTGGAGGCTACGCAGCGCATAGAGCGCGAAATGGGGCGCACCATGAAGTCGGTGGATGGCGAATACCAGGACCGCATCATCGACATTGATATCCTGATGATAGATGACTTGGTGATAGATGAGCCCGATTTCAAGGTTCCCCATCCGTTGATGGAGGAGCGTGATTTCGTGATGAAACCGCTGAAGGAGATACTTAAGTAA
- the queA gene encoding tRNA preQ1(34) S-adenosylmethionine ribosyltransferase-isomerase QueA has protein sequence MKLSQFNFKLPKDQVALYPHKAKHVVKTASGERTFEITRRDESRLMVLHKKSETIEMYKKDENGKDMVDADGNPVFLQFKDIVNYFEEGDTFIFNNTKVFPARLYGTKEKTDAKIEVFLLRELNPEMRLWDVLVEPARKIRIGNKLFFDDVNEMVAEVIDNTTSRGRTLRFLYDEDGNHDVFKRSLFALGEAPLPRYVIDAREDHHATEDDMDDFQCVFAEVEGAVTAPATGLHFSRELMKRMEINGINEAYITLHCGLGNFHDIEVEDLTKHKMDSEQMMISQEACDLVNKTKLAGHRVCAIGTSVMKATETAVGTDGMMKAFDGWTNKFIFPPYDFGLADCAVANFYHPESTLMMSTAAFGGYDLVYEAYKMAVKNGYMFGCYGDSLLMLPD, from the coding sequence ATGAAGCTATCACAATTTAACTTTAAGTTGCCAAAAGATCAGGTGGCACTTTATCCGCATAAGGCAAAGCACGTGGTAAAAACGGCTAGTGGTGAACGTACATTCGAGATTACTCGCCGCGATGAGTCCCGACTCATGGTTCTCCACAAGAAGTCAGAAACCATCGAGATGTACAAGAAAGATGAAAACGGCAAGGATATGGTTGATGCCGATGGCAATCCAGTATTCCTGCAGTTCAAGGATATCGTGAATTACTTCGAAGAGGGCGATACCTTCATCTTCAACAATACCAAGGTTTTCCCAGCCCGTCTTTATGGTACCAAGGAGAAGACCGATGCCAAGATTGAGGTGTTCCTGCTCCGTGAGCTCAATCCTGAGATGCGCCTTTGGGACGTATTGGTTGAGCCTGCCCGCAAGATCCGTATCGGCAACAAGCTTTTCTTCGATGATGTCAACGAGATGGTTGCCGAGGTTATCGACAATACCACCAGCCGTGGCCGTACCCTCCGTTTCCTCTATGATGAGGATGGCAATCATGATGTCTTCAAGCGTTCGCTCTTCGCTCTGGGCGAGGCTCCGCTTCCTCGTTACGTTATCGATGCACGTGAGGATCATCACGCTACAGAGGATGATATGGACGATTTCCAGTGTGTTTTCGCTGAGGTAGAGGGTGCTGTTACTGCTCCTGCTACCGGTCTTCACTTCTCACGCGAGCTGATGAAGCGTATGGAAATCAACGGTATCAACGAGGCTTATATCACCCTGCATTGCGGTTTGGGCAACTTCCACGATATTGAGGTGGAGGACCTTACCAAGCACAAGATGGATTCTGAGCAGATGATGATCAGCCAGGAGGCATGCGATCTGGTTAACAAGACCAAGCTTGCCGGCCATCGCGTCTGCGCTATCGGTACCAGTGTGATGAAGGCAACAGAAACGGCTGTAGGTACCGATGGTATGATGAAGGCTTTCGATGGATGGACCAACAAGTTCATCTTCCCTCCATACGATTTCGGTCTTGCTGACTGTGCCGTAGCCAATTTCTATCATCCGGAGTCAACCCTGATGATGAGTACTGCAGCCTTTGGCGGTTACGACCTGGTTTACGAGGCATACAAGATGGCTGTGAAGAATGGCTATATGTTTGGCTGCTATGGTGATTCTTTGTTGATGCTTCCAGATTAA